TCTGCCCTCAGTACTGCTTGGCTACTCTCCCACCTGGGAAAACCAAAATGGAGTAGGCACCTACTATCTTAATTTTAAAAGTGAATCCCTGGACGTTACCGGCGGATATTTTTACGAACAGTTTGGCAGCGGACTTATTCTTAGAACTTGGGAAGACAGACAATTAGGTATCAATAATGCTATAAAAGGAATTCGAGTAAAATTCAATCCTACCGCAGAAGTTGATGTAACAGGGGTATACGGCCAAGTACGGAATGGTTTCGATGTATCGGAAGGTGTGATACAAGGATTAAATGCAAATCTTGACGTTTCCAGCCTAATGAAAGTAGAGACAATTGACGTTAAACTTGGAGCAAGTTACGTAGGTCGATACCAAGCAAACGGAGCCAATGATTCTATTCCTGCAAATGTGAATGCTTATGGAGGACGATTGGATTTTGTCTTGAAAAATTTTTACGGAGGAGTTGAAGCTATCACCAAAGATCCCGATGTTATTGTTAATGAAGGCACAATATCATCTGCACAACATTTTGACGGTACTGCCCTGCAGGTTAACTTAGGATATGCCCAAAAAGGTCTCGGAATTAATTCTACATTTAGAAGGCTTGAAAATTTTAATTTCTATGCAGACCGCTATGCCGAAGGAAACATTTACAATGAACAAATTGTAAACTACATTCCAGCGCTCACAAAGCAACACGATTATCTACTTTCAAATATATATGTGTATAATGCACAGCCAAGATTACTGTTTAACGATACTGAAAAAAGAGCTGGAGAAGTAGGTACACAGGTAGACCTTTTTTATTCCTTTGACAAGGAAAGTACCTTGGGCAAGTTGGGAACGAAAATAGCTGGTAATTTTTCTTATTGGGCCGGTTTGGACGCCACCTTCAACTCTGAAGACCAAACTTATGACGCTAAGTTTATTGGTGAAGGTGATCGGTATTTTCGCGATCTCAACATTGAAATCAAAAACCGATGGTCATCAAAATGGAGTACCGTTGCCACCTACCAAGACGTTATTATTGATAAAGGTGTTTCCTTGGGCGGTCCGCTTGGGGTTCAGGGAGATATTAGAGCTCAAATTGCTGTAGTGGAAGGAACCCGTCGTTTTGAAGGTGGCAAGGCATTGCGCATGGAATTACAGCACTTATGGACACCAGATGACCGTAAAAACTGGGCAGCGGGTGTTTTGGAATATAATTTTAATCCCGCATTTACATTATATGCTGCAGATTCATGGAATTATGGAGGAGAAGACGAATTGCATTATTACAATTTTGGCGGAAGCTACACCAAAGGCCGCACACGCTTTGCAATGAACTATGGCCGCCAACGAGGTGGTTTAATATGTGTAGGTGGCGTTTGTAGATTTGTTCCTGAGAATACTGGCGTTACAGCAAATTTAGTTGTTACTTTTTAACCCTATCATATCAATATATAAAAAAAAGCCCCGAAGAATCTTCGGGGCTTTTTCATTGTATAATTTAAAATGGCTATTGAACCAAAATCTTAGTTGTTTGTGCAGCTCCTTTTTCGTTTTTAAATTGAACGATATAGGTTTGTGGGTTTAAATCGGAAACATTTACTGTTTGACGGCCAGTAGCCAATTGCATTTGTTTTACAACTCTTCCTTGTATATCATACAGC
The Aequorivita iocasae genome window above contains:
- a CDS encoding DUF6029 family protein — its product is MRKIILGAFILMGTISYSQDTGYFFGGLESNSQWLLDDDDLPFIAPEDQFRSNNYFQLNYTYGKFTAGIQYEAYLPSVLLGYSPTWENQNGVGTYYLNFKSESLDVTGGYFYEQFGSGLILRTWEDRQLGINNAIKGIRVKFNPTAEVDVTGVYGQVRNGFDVSEGVIQGLNANLDVSSLMKVETIDVKLGASYVGRYQANGANDSIPANVNAYGGRLDFVLKNFYGGVEAITKDPDVIVNEGTISSAQHFDGTALQVNLGYAQKGLGINSTFRRLENFNFYADRYAEGNIYNEQIVNYIPALTKQHDYLLSNIYVYNAQPRLLFNDTEKRAGEVGTQVDLFYSFDKESTLGKLGTKIAGNFSYWAGLDATFNSEDQTYDAKFIGEGDRYFRDLNIEIKNRWSSKWSTVATYQDVIIDKGVSLGGPLGVQGDIRAQIAVVEGTRRFEGGKALRMELQHLWTPDDRKNWAAGVLEYNFNPAFTLYAADSWNYGGEDELHYYNFGGSYTKGRTRFAMNYGRQRGGLICVGGVCRFVPENTGVTANLVVTF